In bacterium, the DNA window CTCGCCGATCTACGCCGGCGCATCGCGGCGACGCGCTGGCCTGACAAGGAGCAGGTCACCGACGAGACCCAGGGCGTGCGGCTCGCGACCATGCACAGTCTCGCGCAGTACTGGCAGACCGGCCACGACTGGCGGAAAGTCGAGGCGCGGCTCAACGCCTTGCCGCAATTCATGATCGAGATCGATGGGCTCGACATCCATTTCATCCATGTTCGATCGAAGCATGAGAAGGCGTTGCCGATGATCGTCACGCACGGATGGCCCGGCTCGGTCATCGAGCAGCTGAAGATTGTCGATCCGCTCACCGATCCCACGGCCCATGGCGCGAGCGCATCGGACGCCTTCGATTTGGTGATTCCGTCGCTGCCGGGCTACGGCTTCTCCGGGAAGCCGACGGCGCCCGGGTGGAACCCGGTCAGCATCGCCAAGGCGTGGGCGACGCTGATGCAACGCCTAGGCTACACAAAGTACGTGGCGCAGGGTGGTGACTGGGGCAACGCCGTTTCCGAGGTGATGGCCCTGCAACAGCCGCCGGGATTGCTCGGTATTCACACCAACATGGCCGCCACCGTTCCCCCCGATGTGTCGAAGGCACTCGCGGTTGGCGGCCCGCCGCCGACCGGCCTCTCACCTGATGAAAAACACGCGTGGGATCAACTCGACGACTTCTACAAGAATGGGTTGGGCTACGCCCTCGAGATGAACAACCGCCCGCAGACGTTGTACGGAATCGCCGATTCTCCGGTTGGCCTTGCGGCGTGGATGATCGACCATGACATTCGCAGCTACCTAATGATCGCGCGCGCTATCGACGGCAAGCCGGAAGGGCTGACGCGGGACGACATCCTCGACAACGTCACGCTCTACTGGCTGACGAACACCGCGATCTCCTCAGCACGCCTCTACTGGGACACCCGGCATAATCTTCCAGCCGGCGGCTTCTTCGATGTGCGGGGCATCAAGATCCCGGTCGCCGTGAGTGCTTTCGCCGAAGAGATCTACCAGGCGCCGAAGAGTTGGGCTGAGAAGGCGTATCCCAAGCTCATCCACTACAACAGGTTCTCCAAGGGCACGCATTTTGCGGCCTGGGAACAGCCGAAGCTGTTTGTGGACGAACTTCGCGCGGCATTCAAATCGCTGCGCTAAGGCCTGCTTGGAGACGACCCCTTGCCGCTTAGCGTATGGTGTCGCCAGCCTTCCGCTCGGTACCCCCGTCGAGTTGGAAATCATCCTCGACGTCGGTCACAATGTGCCTCAAGAGGCTCCGCAGGCGTTTGCCAAGGCTGTCGTTGATGCCGATGGTTATTGAGAGGGTTATTGATCGGTTGGGATCTACGAACAACAGGATACACATTATCTGGAGGTGGATGATGAAACTGACCTGGATGAAAGTGACGATGATCATGCTTCTGGGCGTGCTCGTCGCGGGCCCGCTCGGAGGGACCCACTACGCCGCCGCTCAGAACTCCCCCGGGGTGGACAAAGCGCTCGAGGCAGCCACAACCGCCAACACCAAGGCAGCGACGACCTGGCAAAAGGCGATGACGAAGATGGGCATGATGGGCAAGATGCCCATGACCACCAACGAGAAGGCGATGATGGACGAGATGAGCATGGTGACGGACATGAGCAAGAACCTGGTGGACGCGAACAAGCAGCTCATCGAAGCGATCAAAGCAATGCGCGGGGGAAGCAAGGTCAAGTAATCGTCGCAGGCGAGGCGGCGGGGCCGGCCGGGTGGCTTTTTCAACGCCAAGGGAGTCTTCATTCCGGTGGCCGTAAGCGTCTTTCCTAGCGAGCAATATCAAGCCCCGCGGAGTTGGACAGATTGGGCTACGCTAAGAAATTCTCGGGCAGATATGCGCACCGGACCATCAAGGGCGGCATCGGGCACAATCTGCCTCAAGAAGCTCCGCAGGCCTTTGCCAAAGCGATCGTCGACGTCGACCGTTATTGATCGGTTGTGCGCCCGACCCGAG includes these proteins:
- a CDS encoding epoxide hydrolase → LADLRRRIAATRWPDKEQVTDETQGVRLATMHSLAQYWQTGHDWRKVEARLNALPQFMIEIDGLDIHFIHVRSKHEKALPMIVTHGWPGSVIEQLKIVDPLTDPTAHGASASDAFDLVIPSLPGYGFSGKPTAPGWNPVSIAKAWATLMQRLGYTKYVAQGGDWGNAVSEVMALQQPPGLLGIHTNMAATVPPDVSKALAVGGPPPTGLSPDEKHAWDQLDDFYKNGLGYALEMNNRPQTLYGIADSPVGLAAWMIDHDIRSYLMIARAIDGKPEGLTRDDILDNVTLYWLTNTAISSARLYWDTRHNLPAGGFFDVRGIKIPVAVSAFAEEIYQAPKSWAEKAYPKLIHYNRFSKGTHFAAWEQPKLFVDELRAAFKSLR